One genomic window of Bradyrhizobium sp. CCGE-LA001 includes the following:
- a CDS encoding ABC transporter substrate-binding protein produces the protein MPRIQSRRRTRPRGKRFLAIGLAGLALVGTVLLLLRPETASIRTPTASKAAAAQLFLDGPYGARFAGEMSASRQGYFSSRIELAAHPEDPDFVQTIARQHAIGVTSGQRFLLASWRGVPVTAFAASFLDTSVAIFTLESSGLRRPADLVGKRVGYRRASEGDVVFDAMMAQLGLPRSQITKVLDRDSFEALRAGEVDAIIAAIDEQPDPASSTFVKLNVIKPQDYGIHVPGLVYFASNALVHEQPSMIADVLQGLIRGWQFTYADYARSVPVLAGAAPAGLNAERLKFELQQQRPLVLPTGGRIGDYDESRWRTLRDILLFAKLGEEDVPLAQTVNYQFLRDVYRRSPDLAAPGAWSDEK, from the coding sequence TTGCCTCGCATCCAGTCCCGGCGGCGGACCCGGCCGAGAGGGAAGCGGTTTCTCGCCATCGGCCTTGCGGGCCTCGCTTTGGTGGGAACCGTGCTGCTCCTCCTTCGTCCCGAGACGGCCTCCATACGAACCCCGACAGCTTCCAAGGCCGCCGCCGCCCAGCTCTTCCTGGACGGGCCATATGGCGCACGGTTCGCCGGCGAAATGTCCGCGTCGAGGCAGGGATATTTCTCCTCCCGCATCGAGTTGGCGGCCCATCCCGAAGACCCCGATTTCGTCCAAACCATCGCACGCCAACATGCCATCGGCGTGACGAGCGGCCAGCGCTTCCTGCTGGCGAGCTGGCGCGGCGTCCCCGTGACCGCCTTCGCGGCGAGCTTTCTCGATACGTCCGTCGCGATTTTCACCCTCGAAAGCTCGGGCCTGCGGCGGCCCGCTGATCTCGTGGGAAAACGGGTCGGATATCGCAGGGCGAGTGAAGGAGACGTCGTATTCGATGCCATGATGGCGCAACTCGGCCTGCCGCGAAGCCAGATCACCAAGGTGCTTGACCGCGACAGCTTCGAGGCTCTGCGGGCCGGGGAGGTGGATGCGATCATCGCCGCCATCGACGAGCAACCGGACCCCGCCAGCTCGACCTTCGTGAAGTTGAATGTCATCAAGCCGCAAGACTACGGTATCCATGTGCCTGGCTTGGTCTACTTCGCGAGCAATGCTCTCGTCCATGAACAGCCATCCATGATTGCCGATGTCCTTCAGGGTCTCATTCGCGGATGGCAATTCACCTACGCGGACTATGCACGGAGCGTGCCCGTTCTCGCCGGCGCCGCTCCGGCCGGGTTGAATGCCGAGCGGCTGAAATTCGAGCTGCAGCAGCAGCGCCCCCTGGTGCTGCCGACGGGCGGCCGCATTGGCGACTACGACGAAAGCCGCTGGCGGACGCTTCGGGACATCCTCCTCTTCGCCAAGCTCGGTGAGGAAGACGTGCCGCTGGCTCAGACCGTCAACTACCAGTTTCTCCGGGATGTGTATCGCCGTTCACCCGATCTCGCCGCCCCGGGCGCCTGGAGCGACGAGAAATAG
- a CDS encoding GDP-L-fucose synthase family protein: protein MTGASTCDLGGKRVFVAGHRGMVGSAVVRRLASEHCTVLTADRRELDLTKEEATLRWLEDNRPEVVVHAAAKVGGIAANNNFPVDFLCDNLAVELNVIRASHTIGVRRLLFLGSSCIYPKHAKQPIAESELLTGPLEPTNEWYAIAKIAGLKMCQAYRRQYGDDFISAMPTNLYGRGDNYHPDHSHVPAALIRRFHEAKIAKAPSVSVWGTGTPLREFLNVEDFADACVFLLKNYSSDLPINVGSGDEVSIADFAATVADVVGYEGKLIFDTSKPDGTPRKLLDSSRLRALGWRATTSLRAGLALAYDDFLQGHGRHLEASRAS from the coding sequence ATGACAGGGGCTTCAACTTGCGACCTCGGGGGCAAACGCGTCTTTGTCGCGGGTCATCGCGGCATGGTGGGATCAGCCGTCGTCCGCAGGCTTGCGTCAGAGCATTGCACCGTGCTGACGGCCGATCGGCGGGAGCTGGACCTCACAAAGGAAGAGGCCACGCTGAGATGGCTCGAGGACAATCGTCCTGAGGTCGTGGTGCACGCCGCTGCGAAGGTGGGCGGCATTGCAGCGAACAACAATTTCCCGGTCGATTTTCTCTGCGACAACCTCGCAGTGGAGCTGAACGTCATTCGTGCGAGCCACACGATCGGTGTCCGACGTCTGTTGTTCCTCGGCTCGTCCTGCATCTATCCCAAGCACGCCAAGCAGCCGATCGCCGAAAGCGAATTGCTGACCGGGCCGCTCGAGCCGACCAACGAGTGGTACGCAATCGCCAAGATTGCCGGTCTCAAGATGTGCCAGGCCTATCGTCGGCAATATGGCGACGATTTCATCTCGGCAATGCCGACCAATCTCTACGGTCGCGGTGACAATTATCACCCGGACCATAGTCACGTGCCCGCAGCATTGATCCGGCGCTTCCACGAAGCCAAGATCGCCAAAGCGCCGAGCGTCTCCGTATGGGGCACCGGGACGCCGCTCCGCGAATTTCTCAATGTCGAGGATTTTGCGGATGCCTGTGTTTTCCTTCTGAAGAATTATTCCAGCGATCTCCCGATAAACGTCGGCAGCGGCGATGAGGTTTCGATCGCAGATTTCGCAGCTACGGTTGCTGATGTTGTCGGCTACGAAGGCAAGCTGATTTTCGATACGTCCAAGCCGGATGGGACGCCGCGCAAGCTGCTGGATAGTTCACGGCTTCGAGCGCTCGGCTGGCGCGCCACCACTTCGCTTCGTGCGGGACTCGCCTTGGCCTATGACGACTTCCTTCAAGGCCATGGCCGTCATCTGGAGGCTAGTCGGGCGAGCTGA
- a CDS encoding WcaI family glycosyltransferase produces MRILLVGINYAPDLIGVAKYNTELCESLVDEGHDVKVITAPPYYPAWNIPADFRASYFRSMEINGVRVTRTPIYVPARPSGGKRLVHHASFALSSMLPVVKEAFSWRPDIMLSAAPSLMSAAFVAFIARRVRAKSWLHVQDFEVDAAFDLGLLQNETLRRVMLKTEAAIIRSFDKVSSISPQMVDRLRTKGLEAARTIEVRNWIDTSAIFPVSKQTRYRRELGIPDTAIVGLYSGTMSNKQGLDLAIDAAAALEDSRPDIHFILAGEGPHKAKLMEMAESRSRVHFLGLQPNESFNELMATADFHLIPQKAEAADLVLPSKLGAVLASGRPVIAMASQGTGLAAEVEGAGLVVPPGDARALAAAIGRLSEERTLCEQLGAEGRRRSIERWDRRTIVRRWVENMADMKASLALPEPKPALATTAVSIPVKDAVPLP; encoded by the coding sequence ATGCGTATTCTGCTGGTCGGCATCAACTATGCGCCGGACCTCATCGGTGTGGCAAAGTACAACACCGAGCTATGTGAAAGCCTCGTCGACGAAGGTCACGACGTGAAGGTGATCACCGCGCCTCCCTATTATCCCGCCTGGAACATCCCGGCAGACTTCCGTGCGTCCTATTTCAGGTCGATGGAGATCAACGGCGTCCGCGTCACGCGCACGCCGATTTACGTCCCTGCGCGACCGTCGGGCGGGAAGCGTTTGGTTCATCATGCATCCTTCGCATTGAGCAGCATGCTGCCTGTTGTGAAGGAGGCGTTCAGCTGGCGTCCCGATATCATGCTCTCGGCGGCGCCGTCGTTGATGTCAGCTGCGTTCGTCGCCTTCATCGCCCGCCGGGTTCGCGCCAAATCTTGGCTTCATGTGCAGGATTTCGAGGTCGATGCAGCCTTCGACCTAGGCTTGCTCCAGAACGAGACGCTGCGAAGGGTGATGCTCAAGACGGAAGCTGCCATTATCCGGTCGTTTGACAAGGTTTCTTCGATCTCTCCGCAGATGGTCGATCGTCTGCGCACCAAGGGGCTGGAGGCCGCGCGCACAATCGAGGTCAGGAATTGGATCGATACGAGCGCGATCTTTCCCGTGTCCAAGCAGACCAGATACCGTCGAGAGCTCGGCATTCCCGACACGGCGATCGTTGGGCTCTATTCAGGCACGATGTCGAACAAGCAGGGTCTTGATCTCGCAATCGACGCGGCTGCTGCTCTGGAAGATAGTCGCCCCGATATTCATTTCATTCTTGCCGGCGAGGGACCTCACAAGGCCAAGCTGATGGAAATGGCGGAGAGCCGCTCCAGAGTTCATTTTCTGGGCTTGCAGCCCAATGAGAGTTTTAATGAGTTGATGGCCACGGCCGACTTTCACCTCATTCCTCAGAAGGCGGAGGCAGCCGATTTGGTTCTCCCTTCAAAGCTTGGAGCAGTTCTGGCATCCGGGCGGCCGGTCATTGCTATGGCGAGCCAAGGGACTGGGCTCGCCGCTGAGGTCGAGGGCGCCGGCTTGGTCGTTCCTCCGGGAGACGCGCGGGCGCTTGCCGCAGCGATTGGGAGACTGAGCGAAGAGCGCACGCTTTGCGAACAGTTGGGCGCTGAGGGGCGAAGGCGTTCCATCGAGCGCTGGGATCGCCGAACGATCGTCCGCCGTTGGGTCGAGAACATGGCGGACATGAAGGCTTCGCTTGCCCTGCCAGAGCCAAAGCCCGCCTTGGCAACGACGGCAGTCTCAATTCCCGTGAAAGACGCCGTTCCCTTGCCTTGA
- a CDS encoding metallophosphoesterase family protein, translating to MKPLARPRQPIHKPHLPEGVRIYAISDIHGCAHLLQPMLQVIDADVARSRPPYAIEVFMGDYIDRGPDTRATLDILVERSRRGNAVFLKGNHEAFLVRVFEDPSLFEDWIAVGGAQTLMSYGLAPPDLKRDEPASIMRDLIRAMPTEHLEFLDNLRLSFSCGDFFFVHAGVRPGIPLAEQTERDLLWIREEFLRSEEQFGKYIVHGHTPVRSAEFLANRVNIDTGAYATGNLTLMSIQGSRMLAV from the coding sequence ATGAAACCTCTCGCCCGCCCACGTCAGCCGATCCACAAGCCGCACCTGCCGGAAGGCGTCCGCATCTATGCGATCTCGGATATCCATGGCTGTGCGCATCTGCTCCAGCCGATGTTGCAGGTGATCGACGCCGACGTGGCTCGCAGCCGCCCACCCTATGCGATCGAAGTCTTTATGGGCGATTACATCGACCGCGGCCCGGACACGCGTGCCACCCTCGACATCCTGGTCGAGCGCAGCAGGCGGGGAAATGCGGTCTTCCTCAAGGGCAACCACGAGGCATTCCTGGTGAGGGTGTTCGAAGACCCCTCACTGTTCGAGGACTGGATCGCCGTCGGCGGAGCTCAGACCTTGATGTCCTACGGGCTCGCCCCGCCGGATCTGAAGCGCGACGAACCTGCTTCCATCATGCGCGATTTGATTCGCGCCATGCCGACCGAACACCTGGAATTCCTGGACAACCTGCGGCTCAGCTTCAGTTGCGGAGACTTCTTCTTCGTCCACGCCGGCGTTCGCCCGGGCATTCCATTGGCCGAGCAGACGGAGCGCGATCTGCTCTGGATTCGCGAAGAGTTTCTGCGGAGCGAGGAGCAGTTCGGCAAATATATCGTGCACGGTCATACGCCGGTTCGCAGCGCCGAATTCCTGGCGAACCGCGTCAACATCGACACCGGCGCCTATGCAACCGGCAATCTCACGCTGATGAGCATCCAGGGAAGCCGCATGCTTGCGGTGTGA
- a CDS encoding undecaprenyl-phosphate glucose phosphotransferase, translating into MAVATYGSESAHTSASVRGGALQRPFQIVVIAADFLLILLSYAAGASLYGAAVASPADGASVGAGLFVGVVFVAVAYFRDVYATHRLLNLVWQLRKAVFIWLTSLTILAVAAFLLKSTDNLSRGTVIVFAVIGGLGLVSLRFVWQAVFGTSFARSRLVDRKVILLSLKPLDFTSSRFKDLRRAGFDVMRHFVLGADRNDGDWERQIRDVIRQSRSADVDEYLLAIDWNELPMLRKLGPYLRAVPQPIRILPDDPIADLVARPYLPVSGTVAVEIQRPPLTILERLQKRCLDVGVALFALVLLTPLLLTVAVLIKLDSPGSVIFRQSRRGFNGKPFEIWKFRSMTVSENGETVTQATKKDARVTKIGRFLRMTSIDELPQLWNVLRGDMSLVGPRPHALAHDNYYDELISKYVYRHHMKPGLTGWAQVNGFRGETPTIDLMEKRVEYDVWYVSNWSIWLDLKIMARTASAVMFQEAY; encoded by the coding sequence ATGGCTGTTGCAACTTATGGTTCTGAAAGCGCGCATACATCGGCATCCGTGCGCGGTGGCGCCCTTCAGAGGCCATTTCAGATCGTCGTCATCGCTGCTGACTTTCTGCTGATCCTATTGAGCTACGCGGCCGGGGCCTCGCTGTATGGCGCGGCCGTCGCGTCACCTGCCGACGGCGCATCGGTGGGAGCCGGATTGTTCGTCGGCGTTGTATTCGTCGCGGTCGCTTATTTCCGGGACGTCTATGCCACGCACCGCTTGCTCAATCTCGTCTGGCAGCTTCGAAAGGCGGTCTTCATCTGGCTGACCTCGCTGACGATCCTCGCCGTGGCCGCGTTTCTGCTGAAATCGACGGACAATCTGTCTCGCGGCACGGTCATCGTCTTCGCCGTGATCGGCGGGCTCGGCCTGGTGAGCCTCCGCTTCGTCTGGCAGGCAGTGTTCGGCACCAGCTTTGCGAGAAGCCGCCTGGTCGATCGCAAGGTAATTCTGCTCAGCCTGAAGCCGCTCGATTTCACCTCGAGCCGCTTCAAGGACCTGCGCCGGGCTGGCTTCGACGTCATGCGGCATTTCGTGCTTGGAGCCGATCGGAACGACGGCGATTGGGAGCGGCAGATCCGCGATGTCATCCGTCAGTCGCGCTCGGCCGATGTCGACGAATATCTGCTTGCGATCGACTGGAACGAGCTGCCCATGCTGCGAAAGTTGGGGCCATACTTACGTGCGGTTCCCCAGCCGATACGCATCCTGCCGGACGACCCGATCGCCGACCTGGTGGCTCGCCCCTATCTGCCGGTCAGCGGAACCGTCGCGGTCGAGATACAGCGGCCGCCCCTCACCATTCTGGAACGGTTGCAAAAGCGCTGCCTCGACGTCGGCGTGGCTCTGTTTGCACTGGTGCTGCTGACACCGCTGCTGCTGACCGTCGCCGTGCTGATCAAGCTGGATTCCCCGGGCTCGGTCATCTTCCGGCAGTCGCGCCGGGGCTTCAACGGCAAGCCGTTCGAGATCTGGAAGTTTCGCTCGATGACCGTCAGCGAGAATGGCGAGACGGTCACGCAGGCGACCAAGAAGGATGCCCGGGTCACGAAGATCGGTCGGTTCCTTCGCATGACCAGCATCGATGAGCTGCCGCAGCTCTGGAACGTGCTGCGTGGGGATATGTCATTGGTCGGGCCGCGTCCGCACGCGCTGGCCCACGACAATTACTATGACGAGCTCATCAGCAAATACGTCTATCGCCATCACATGAAGCCCGGCCTGACCGGCTGGGCCCAGGTCAATGGGTTCCGGGGGGAAACGCCGACCATCGATCTGATGGAGAAGCGGGTCGAGTACGATGTCTGGTACGTCAGCAATTGGAGCATCTGGCTCGACCTGAAGATCATGGCGCGTACAGCCTCCGCCGTGATGTTCCAGGAAGCCTATTAG
- a CDS encoding Wzz/FepE/Etk N-terminal domain-containing protein, translating to MYQPREHFQSGHRFGIEFGGAVLSFERVTDVLRRQWPIVAVCTGASLALVMVYLAMAQPMYTANARIMMDTRQTQVLDKDSNASSALIDTGYVDSQVEIINSDDLILSVVRRLKLTEDPEFNGSNPGLLSIIIGKVTSLFGSGEPASQERIEHAVVAQVQKNLRTERVLTTYVLSLNYRARTPDKAAKIANAIANAYLVGALEAKYQSTKRATEWLQQRSLELSEQASASDRAVQTFKAENNIVGTSRGLMSEQQLSDLNTQLVQARAATAEAKARLDRIDTISDQDVAQSTVTDALNNSVITRLRAQYLDLQAQYSDWSRRYGKTHLAAVNLANKMEELRKNIADELRRIADAYRSDYEIAKSREASLEKNVKELVAQAGNKGQAEVKLRDLESAADTYRNLYNNFLEKLQSATQNQSFPLSEARLISTATKPDRKSSPKTVLALVGGLVGGLCLGFGAAFARELLSDVLRTPGEVEDELGVKCLGVLPDIRPPTKAGGLLATSAKTGPPDLSRYVVDHPFSRFAETLRNIKVSIDVARLTREIKVIGIVSSLPKEGKTTVAANFAQLIALTGHRTVLIDGDLHTRSLTRELAPNAKTGLVEALNDPASLGYHVQRSKETGLDFLPSVVASRMVNSADVIGSKAMAELLKVLREHYEYIVIDLAPVMPVADSKAVSFLIDAMVYVIEWGQTTRTALQESVSGSEVLQKKLIGAVLNRANPKMLKRIEAYKGKHHNSYYVEHEHA from the coding sequence ATGTACCAGCCTAGGGAACATTTCCAGTCGGGGCACCGATTCGGCATCGAATTCGGCGGGGCGGTCCTCAGCTTCGAGCGCGTGACCGACGTCCTCCGCCGCCAATGGCCGATCGTCGCGGTCTGCACCGGCGCGTCGCTGGCGCTGGTGATGGTCTATCTGGCCATGGCGCAGCCCATGTATACGGCAAATGCCCGCATCATGATGGATACGCGGCAGACGCAGGTTCTCGACAAGGACAGCAACGCCAGCAGCGCCCTGATCGACACGGGCTACGTCGACAGCCAGGTCGAAATCATCAACTCGGACGACCTGATTCTGTCAGTCGTCCGCCGCCTGAAGCTGACGGAAGACCCGGAGTTCAATGGCTCCAATCCCGGCCTTCTCTCCATCATCATCGGCAAGGTGACGTCGCTATTCGGCTCCGGCGAGCCGGCGAGCCAGGAGCGAATCGAACATGCGGTGGTCGCACAGGTTCAGAAGAACCTGCGAACGGAGCGCGTCCTGACGACATATGTTCTGTCGCTCAACTATCGTGCACGGACCCCCGACAAGGCCGCCAAGATCGCCAACGCCATCGCCAATGCCTATCTCGTCGGCGCCCTGGAGGCCAAATATCAGTCCACCAAGCGGGCCACCGAATGGCTGCAGCAGCGCAGCCTCGAGCTGAGCGAGCAGGCATCGGCCAGCGACCGCGCCGTCCAGACCTTCAAGGCCGAGAACAATATCGTCGGGACCAGCCGCGGCCTGATGTCCGAGCAGCAATTGTCGGACCTGAACACGCAGCTAGTTCAGGCGCGGGCTGCGACCGCCGAAGCCAAGGCCCGGCTTGATCGGATCGACACGATCTCCGATCAGGATGTTGCGCAATCAACCGTGACGGACGCCCTCAACAACTCGGTGATCACCCGCCTGCGCGCCCAATATCTCGACCTTCAGGCCCAATATTCCGACTGGTCCAGGCGCTACGGCAAGACCCACCTTGCGGCGGTCAACCTGGCCAACAAGATGGAAGAGCTGCGCAAGAACATCGCCGACGAGCTGCGTCGGATCGCAGACGCCTATCGCAGCGACTACGAGATCGCAAAGAGCCGGGAGGCCTCGCTCGAGAAGAACGTCAAGGAGCTCGTCGCCCAGGCCGGCAACAAGGGCCAGGCCGAGGTCAAGCTGCGCGATCTCGAAAGCGCGGCCGACACCTATCGCAATCTCTACAACAATTTCCTCGAGAAGCTGCAGAGTGCGACGCAGAACCAGAGCTTCCCGCTCAGCGAAGCGCGCCTCATCAGCACCGCCACCAAGCCGGACCGCAAGAGCTCGCCGAAGACGGTCCTCGCCCTCGTAGGCGGCCTGGTGGGCGGCCTCTGCCTCGGCTTCGGCGCGGCATTTGCGCGTGAACTGCTGAGCGACGTGCTGCGGACGCCGGGCGAGGTCGAGGACGAGCTCGGCGTGAAGTGCCTCGGCGTGCTGCCGGACATCCGGCCGCCGACGAAGGCCGGCGGCTTGCTCGCGACGTCCGCGAAGACCGGCCCGCCCGATCTCTCCCGCTACGTCGTCGATCATCCGTTCTCGCGCTTTGCCGAGACCCTGCGCAACATCAAGGTATCGATCGACGTCGCGCGCCTGACCCGCGAGATCAAGGTGATTGGCATCGTCTCCTCGCTTCCGAAGGAAGGCAAGACGACGGTGGCCGCCAACTTCGCCCAGCTGATCGCCCTCACAGGGCATCGCACGGTTCTGATCGACGGCGATCTGCACACCCGCTCGCTGACGCGGGAGCTCGCACCCAACGCCAAGACCGGTCTCGTGGAGGCTCTCAACGACCCGGCGAGCCTCGGCTACCACGTGCAGCGAAGCAAGGAGACGGGACTGGATTTCCTGCCCTCCGTCGTGGCCTCGCGCATGGTCAATTCGGCCGACGTCATCGGATCCAAGGCAATGGCCGAACTGCTCAAGGTGCTGAGGGAGCACTACGAGTACATCGTCATCGATCTTGCCCCCGTGATGCCGGTGGCGGACTCGAAGGCCGTCAGCTTCCTGATCGACGCCATGGTCTACGTGATCGAATGGGGCCAGACCACGCGAACCGCTCTCCAGGAGTCGGTCTCAGGATCGGAAGTCCTCCAGAAGAAGCTGATCGGCGCGGTGCTCAATCGCGCGAACCCGAAGATGCTCAAGCGCATCGAGGCCTACAAGGGCAAGCACCACAACAGCTACTACGTCGAGCACGAGCACGCGTAA
- a CDS encoding transglutaminase-like cysteine peptidase, which produces MSGNLLIIRHAARMLATMYCVCSQPAYSSYEFQAATPPLSFSHFCIQYPEDCQHYDDRRIRDFRSSIQRWRELAQINSTVNFGIAPKDPSASRRDAEWQIFPYEGNCGDYAVTKRHLLLRSGWPSSALLLAEVVIRATGEHHLVLLVREGKAVLVLDNLSPVVTPLVDALDRFSIVRAESGMDPKRWTRQVAAF; this is translated from the coding sequence ATGTCAGGCAACCTTTTGATAATCAGACATGCGGCCCGCATGTTGGCCACGATGTATTGCGTTTGTAGCCAGCCAGCCTATTCGAGCTACGAATTCCAAGCAGCAACACCACCGCTGTCATTCTCGCACTTCTGCATTCAATATCCCGAGGACTGTCAGCATTACGACGATCGCAGGATCCGAGATTTCCGATCCTCGATTCAGCGTTGGCGAGAGCTCGCGCAGATCAATTCAACGGTGAACTTCGGCATCGCGCCGAAAGACCCGTCCGCAAGTCGGCGAGACGCCGAGTGGCAGATATTTCCTTACGAAGGGAACTGCGGCGATTACGCCGTCACCAAGCGCCATCTCCTGCTGCGATCCGGTTGGCCCAGTTCGGCACTCCTCCTCGCAGAGGTCGTCATTCGTGCAACCGGAGAGCACCATCTCGTTCTGCTTGTGCGCGAAGGAAAGGCCGTCCTCGTGCTCGATAATCTGAGCCCGGTGGTCACGCCGCTGGTCGATGCACTGGATCGGTTCAGTATCGTGCGTGCGGAATCAGGCATGGATCCAAAGCGGTGGACACGGCAGGTCGCGGCCTTTTAG
- the gmd gene encoding GDP-mannose 4,6-dehydratase produces the protein MTKKRALITGVTGQDGAYLAELLLQKGYEVHGIKRRTSLFNTDRIDHLYLDPHEPDPPFRLHYGDLTDSSSLIRIVGQVQPDEIYNLAAQSHVAVSFEEPEYTANSDALGTLRILEAMRITGLEKKARFYQASTSELYGLVQEIPQKETTPFYPRSPYAVAKLYAYWITVNYREAYDMYACNGILFNHESPVRGETFVTRKITRALARIHLGLQERLYLGNLDALRDWGHARDYVEMQWLMLQQDKPEDFVIATGVQQSVRDFVNVAASEVGMTVRWEGSGVDEKGYDAKSGKCIVSVDPRYFRPTEVATLLGDPSKAKQKLGWEPKTSFESLVREMMKEDLESAKRDELIKQHGFRYYPRHE, from the coding sequence ATGACAAAGAAACGAGCACTTATTACCGGCGTCACCGGACAGGATGGCGCATATTTGGCTGAACTTCTTCTGCAGAAGGGTTACGAGGTCCACGGCATCAAGCGCCGGACTTCCCTCTTCAATACCGACCGCATCGATCATCTGTATCTTGATCCGCACGAGCCCGACCCGCCGTTCCGGCTTCATTACGGCGATCTCACGGATTCCTCGAGCCTCATCCGGATTGTCGGCCAGGTGCAACCGGACGAAATCTACAATCTCGCGGCTCAGAGCCACGTTGCCGTTTCGTTCGAAGAACCCGAATACACAGCGAATTCGGACGCTCTTGGCACTTTGCGCATTCTCGAAGCTATGCGCATTACGGGCTTGGAGAAGAAGGCGCGCTTCTATCAGGCGTCAACATCCGAACTGTATGGCTTAGTCCAGGAGATTCCCCAAAAGGAAACCACGCCCTTCTATCCGCGCTCACCATACGCGGTCGCCAAACTCTATGCCTATTGGATCACGGTGAACTACCGTGAGGCCTACGATATGTATGCCTGCAACGGCATCCTCTTTAACCATGAATCTCCGGTCCGAGGCGAAACCTTCGTAACCCGAAAGATCACGCGCGCTCTCGCGCGCATTCATTTGGGACTGCAGGAACGGCTTTATCTCGGCAATCTGGACGCCCTGCGCGACTGGGGGCACGCGCGTGACTATGTCGAAATGCAATGGCTGATGCTGCAGCAGGACAAGCCCGAGGATTTCGTGATTGCCACCGGCGTGCAACAGTCTGTCCGAGATTTTGTCAATGTCGCTGCCAGTGAAGTCGGCATGACCGTTCGTTGGGAAGGAAGCGGCGTGGACGAAAAAGGATATGACGCCAAGTCCGGTAAATGCATCGTCTCTGTCGATCCCCGCTATTTCCGCCCTACCGAGGTCGCGACGCTTCTTGGTGATCCATCAAAAGCCAAGCAGAAACTTGGCTGGGAGCCCAAGACGTCGTTCGAAAGCCTGGTTCGAGAAATGATGAAGGAAGATCTCGAATCCGCAAAACGAGACGAGCTCATCAAGCAGCACGGCTTCAGATACTATCCACGACACGAGTGA
- a CDS encoding acyltransferase family protein, with amino-acid sequence MTELVHREKAHVQPLDSIRGIAATSVVIHHLLLMPTFLAAFPHNAWIDCSFFRSAWLLVDLFFVLSGMVMALSYIENDFTRFSLREFMIRRLARVYPLHIVMLLANLLFRLLRIGLVMAGVVVAAPTAFEVNNAYSFGLNVLLLHSMGFIDYLSWNAPSWSISVEFYTYLAFGLIVLLALRMRSLSWFYVLSGLLAVGSLVFIIFVLEKKSLELQTDFGLLRCFVGFFLGVLMVRIVDRLPAKPAPAVQGALQFVVMIASVALVSLAETNPAATFLAPVMFAIFLGSLLAFPDALLVPRMLVAQPLVWLGRRSYSIYMVHALVVLMAEYFVRAVGAGRIAALDSSWAGLPATLNLVVSLAAVLAVSHFTYLYVEIPGGKLLRNVLGSSPDFAPSTARSARLSN; translated from the coding sequence GTGACGGAGTTGGTTCATCGTGAGAAGGCGCATGTCCAGCCGCTTGACAGTATCCGGGGGATCGCCGCGACTTCGGTGGTGATCCACCATCTGCTGCTGATGCCGACATTTCTGGCGGCATTCCCGCACAACGCCTGGATCGACTGCTCCTTCTTCAGGAGTGCATGGTTGTTGGTCGATCTGTTCTTTGTTCTCAGCGGAATGGTCATGGCATTGAGCTACATCGAGAACGATTTTACGCGCTTCTCGCTGCGCGAATTCATGATACGGCGCCTGGCGCGAGTCTACCCGCTGCATATCGTCATGCTGCTCGCAAACCTCCTCTTTCGCCTGCTGCGCATCGGTCTGGTCATGGCGGGCGTCGTGGTCGCCGCCCCGACGGCTTTCGAGGTGAACAACGCCTATTCGTTCGGCCTCAATGTTCTGCTGCTGCATTCTATGGGCTTCATCGACTATCTCAGCTGGAACGCGCCGAGTTGGAGCATCAGTGTCGAGTTCTACACCTATCTGGCGTTTGGACTGATCGTTCTGCTTGCTCTGCGCATGCGCTCGCTGTCGTGGTTTTATGTCCTCTCCGGGTTGCTCGCGGTCGGAAGTCTGGTCTTCATCATCTTCGTGCTCGAAAAGAAGAGCCTCGAGCTTCAGACGGACTTCGGTCTTCTGCGCTGCTTCGTCGGATTTTTCTTAGGCGTGTTGATGGTGAGGATCGTCGATCGTCTCCCGGCCAAACCGGCCCCAGCCGTACAGGGCGCGTTGCAATTCGTCGTCATGATCGCAAGCGTCGCTCTGGTGTCCCTGGCGGAGACCAATCCTGCGGCGACGTTCCTTGCACCAGTCATGTTCGCGATCTTCCTGGGCAGCCTGCTGGCCTTTCCGGACGCGCTGCTGGTGCCCCGGATGCTGGTGGCCCAGCCGCTGGTCTGGCTCGGCCGCCGGTCCTACTCCATCTATATGGTGCACGCGCTCGTGGTGCTAATGGCCGAATATTTCGTGCGGGCCGTGGGGGCGGGCCGAATCGCCGCCCTGGATTCGAGCTGGGCAGGCCTGCCGGCTACGCTGAATCTCGTCGTCTCACTGGCCGCTGTGCTGGCGGTTTCGCACTTCACCTATCTCTATGTCGAGATTCCCGGCGGCAAGCTTCTGCGAAATGTACTTGGAAGCTCCCCGGATTTCGCGCCATCCACCGCCCGGTCGGCGCGGCTGAGCAATTGA